The following are from one region of the Salvia splendens isolate huo1 chromosome 2, SspV2, whole genome shotgun sequence genome:
- the LOC121778839 gene encoding F-box protein PP2-B10-like: protein NGFYQIQREEKERDLAVESSDDVYVLPEDCIATAISLTSPKDACRLSAVASTFRSASESDAVWARFLPSDYRDLISRALDGGDSLLTKFRSKKDLYLHLCDHPIVIDDGRKSFQLEKLSGKKCYMLSARDLYIVWGDTPQYWRFISLPESRFPEVAELLDVCWFEIRGKIKMSMLSGGTNYAAYLVFTCKSRLYGFDHQYADGYVGVSGRESEKRNVCLDPDGVQRHRYQIVPRRVGSVYRWLTQMRNPEMIPETEYPKQRDDGWMEVELGECFVEEGQDGELEASVMEVKGGNWKSGIIVQGIEIRPKERK, encoded by the exons AACGGTTTCTACCAAATTcagagagaagagaaagagagagatctGGCGGTGGAGAGTTCGGATGACGTCTACGTTCTGCCTGAAGATTGCATAGCCACCGCGATTTCCCTCACCAGCCCTAAGGACGCTTGCCGTCTCTCGGCGGTCGCCTCCACATTCCGATCCGCCTCCGAATCCGACGCCGTTTGGGCCCGCTTCCTTCCCTCCGACTATCGAGACCTAATTTCCCGTGCTCTCGATGGTGGCGATTCACTTCTTACTAAATTTCGTTCCAAGAAAGACCTCTATCTACACCTCTGCGATCACCCGATTGTAATTGACGATGGTCGCAAG AGTTTCCAATTGGAGAAGCTGAGTGGTAAGAAATGTTATATGTTATCTGCAAGGGACCTCTACATTGTGTGGGGAGATACTCCTCAATATTGGCGATTCATCAGTCTCCCTGAATCCAG GTTTCCAGAGGTGGCAGAGCTCCTCGATGTTTGTTGGTTTGAAATAAGGGGGAAGATAAAGATGAGCATGCTATCTGGTGGCACTAATTATGCAGCATACCTTGTGTTCACTTGCAAATCAAGACTATATGGATTTGATCATCAATATGCGGATGGTTATGTGGGAGTGAGCGGGCGCGAAAGTGAGAAACGTAACGTTTGTTTGGATCCAGATGGAGTGCAGAGGCATAGGTATCAGATTGTACCGAGACGAGTAGGGAGTGTTTACCGCTGGTTAACTCAAATGCGAAACCCGGAAATGATTCCGGAAACGGAGTATCCGAAGCAGAGAGACGACGGGTGGATGGAGGTAGAGTTGGGAGAGTGTTTTGTAGAGGAAGGACAAGATGGAGAGCTGGAGGCAAGCGTGATGGAGGTCAAGGGAGGAAACTGGAAGAGTGGGATCATTGTTCAAGGGATTGAGATTAGACCTAAAGAGAGAAAGTAG
- the LOC121765029 gene encoding mevalonate kinase-like: MEVRARAPGKIILAGEHAVVHGSTAVAATIDLYTFVSLRFPTPEDNNDALQVQFKDVDLEFSWPVGKLKEVLPELGSKSASTPSSCSLETTKAIASLVEELNLAESKLGLASGISAFLWLYTSILGDKPAKVVVNSELPLGSGLGSSAALCVALSAALLSLSDSLKLDFSHQGWQTFGDSELDLVNKWAFEGEKIIHGRPSGIDNTVSTFGNMIKFRSGELTRIKTNMPLKMLVTNMKVGRNTRALVSGVSERAVRHGSAMSSVFKAVDSISNEVAAIIQSPVSDDLAITEKEEKLGELMEMNQGLLQCMGVSHATIETVIKTTLKYKLATKLTGAGGGGCVVTLLPALLAGTVVEKVIAELEECGFQCLIAGIGGRGMEISFSGFSA, translated from the exons ATGGAGGTTAGAGCAAGAGCGCCTGGGAAAATCATACTCGCCGGCGAGCACGCCGTCGTTCACGGATCCACTGCCGTCGCTGCCACCATCGATCTCTACACTTTTGTATCTCTCCGCTTCCCCACTCCCGAGG ATAACAACGATGCACTACAAGTCCAGTTCAAGGATGTGGACTTGGAATTTTCTTGGCCAGTTGGAAAACTTAAGGAAGTTCTGCCTGAACTGGGCAGCAAGTCTGCTTCCACACCTTCATCATGTTCATTAGAGACCACAAAAGCAATTGCTTCATTAGTGGAAGAACTAAATTTAGCAGAATCTAAGCTTGGACTAGCTTCAGGAATTTCAGCTTTCCTTTGGCTATATACATCAATCCTTGG TGATAAGCCAGCTAAAGTTGTTGTGAATTCTGAGCTACCATTAGGCTCTGGCTTGGGTTCGTCTGCTGCTCTTTGTGTTGCGCTGTCTGCTGCCCTCCTTTCACTGTCTGATTCTTTGAAACTTGATTTTAGCCATCAAGGTTGGCAAACATTTGGGGACAGTGAACTAGATCTGGTAAACAAATGGGCATTTGAAGGTGAAAAGATTATCCATGGGAGGCCTTCTGGGATAGACAATACAGTTAGCACCTTTG GGAACATGATAAAATTTAGGTCTGGCGAACTCACACGTATCAAGACGAATATGCCTTTGAAGATGCTCGTTACTAACATGAAAGTTGGAAGAAATACAAGAGCATTGGTTTCTGGTGTGTCAGAAAGGGCAGTGAGACATGGTAGTGCAATGAGTTCTGTATTTAAAGCTGTTGATTCGATAAGCAATGAGGTGGCTGCCATCATCCAGTCACCAGTTTCTGATGATCTTGCTATAACTGAGAAAGAGGAAAAACTAGGGGAACTGATGGAGATGAATCAGGGATTACTCCAGTGCATGGGGGTCAGCCATGCTACCATTGAGACTGTGATCAAAACTACGTTAAAATACAAGCTAGCCACTAAACTAACAGGAGCTGGTGGAGGAGGCTGTGTCGTCACACTACTACCTGCAT TATTAGCAGGAACAGTCGTTGAAAAAGTAATTGCAGAGCTAGAAGAATGTGGGTTCCAATGTTTGATAGCTGGAATCGGTGGAAGAGGCATGGAGATTAGCTTTAGTGGTTTCTCCGCTTAA